A segment of the Actinomycetota bacterium genome:
AAATCGCATCCAAATCGACCCGTGGGTGGAAGGGAGTGCCCGATTGAACCGCCACTTGTCCAACGATAAAAGAGATCAACCAGCCAAAACCAATTCCGATCAGCCCACCGAATAAAGAGAGCAGCGATGACTC
Coding sequences within it:
- a CDS encoding FtsX-like permease family protein — encoded protein: ESSLLSLFGGLIGIGFGWLISFIVGQVAVQSGTPFHPRVDLDAILLATMFSTAIGLFFGLYPANRAANLEPVEALRYE